The following coding sequences lie in one Silvanigrella aquatica genomic window:
- a CDS encoding chemotaxis protein CheW, whose translation MSEIQEYNSKNKIISNSSNVTKQFSAFYLENRLYGIEVGRVQEVVRSMLMTPIPLAPDYVCGLINLRGQVATAIGLRQLFGFHSEIPQDLINIVCKVDGMLISFQVDEIGDVIEVSESEFEPTPQTISEDIRKFMQGVYKVSNSLMSAIDVDNIIKFLNNKLK comes from the coding sequence ATGTCTGAAATTCAAGAGTATAACTCAAAAAATAAAATTATTTCAAATTCCAGCAACGTAACAAAGCAATTTTCAGCATTTTATTTGGAAAATAGACTTTATGGAATTGAAGTGGGTCGCGTGCAAGAAGTTGTCAGATCGATGTTGATGACTCCTATTCCATTGGCTCCTGATTATGTTTGTGGATTGATTAACTTACGAGGTCAAGTGGCTACAGCAATAGGCTTAAGACAATTATTTGGCTTTCATAGCGAGATTCCGCAAGATTTAATAAATATCGTCTGTAAAGTAGATGGCATGCTCATTTCTTTTCAAGTCGATGAGATTGGTGATGTTATTGAAGTTTCTGAATCAGAATTTGAACCTACACCCCAAACTATTTCAGAAGATATTCGTAAATTTATGCAGGGTGTGTATAAAGTTTCAAATTCCTTAATGAGTGCTATTGATGTTGATAACATTATTAAATTTTTAAATAATAAACTTAAATAA
- a CDS encoding response regulator: protein MNELSFEIELRNTFISETQEMLEETESIFMQLELHPEDLSKMAKLLRIIHTIKGSGAVVGYNDLTNFIHKFETILVAARDKIIDLSSELLDLFLQINDILKKVITTLQDNQNASLSFLNDIEKKLEEVLKDKLNLVVKEHKSKELNEDVNKNNEKQAEQKKIQKSSKAKIKAPSKGKILLCDDEKDILESLQQILEMDNYTVLITERASKALEILKSEEIDIIVTDLAMPEMDGLTLSKEIRQINQFIPIVFVSGHIAREHAKKFMELGVTDFVDKPFTIDTLLLAIDRALQSKSLWKEILKISRACFKTFVYIQKMESLLLNTELEAEILKERTLLKECLNEIQKSTMRLLEIEKDNKEIQSKVNIEDGNS, encoded by the coding sequence ATGAATGAATTATCTTTTGAAATAGAGCTACGCAATACGTTTATAAGTGAAACTCAAGAAATGCTTGAGGAGACAGAAAGCATTTTCATGCAGCTTGAGCTTCATCCAGAAGATTTATCAAAAATGGCAAAGCTATTAAGAATAATTCATACCATTAAAGGATCAGGAGCTGTCGTTGGCTATAATGATTTGACAAATTTTATACATAAATTTGAAACTATTCTGGTTGCAGCTAGAGACAAAATCATTGATTTATCTTCCGAACTATTGGATTTATTTTTACAAATTAATGATATTTTAAAAAAAGTAATTACGACTCTTCAAGATAATCAAAATGCCTCGCTCAGTTTTTTAAATGATATTGAAAAAAAATTAGAGGAAGTTTTAAAAGATAAACTCAATCTTGTTGTTAAAGAACATAAATCAAAAGAGTTAAATGAAGATGTTAATAAAAATAATGAGAAGCAAGCTGAACAAAAGAAAATTCAAAAATCTTCTAAAGCAAAAATAAAAGCTCCCAGCAAAGGAAAAATTTTACTATGTGATGATGAAAAAGATATTTTAGAGTCGTTGCAACAAATATTAGAAATGGATAACTACACCGTCTTAATTACGGAAAGAGCATCAAAAGCATTAGAAATTTTAAAAAGTGAAGAAATAGATATCATCGTGACAGATTTAGCAATGCCTGAAATGGATGGTCTTACCTTAAGTAAAGAAATTCGACAAATTAATCAATTTATTCCTATTGTTTTTGTTTCAGGCCATATAGCTAGGGAACATGCTAAAAAATTCATGGAACTTGGTGTCACTGATTTTGTCGATAAACCATTTACAATTGATACTTTATTGCTTGCTATAGATAGAGCGTTGCAAAGTAAATCGTTGTGGAAGGAAATTTTAAAAATATCGAGAGCGTGTTTTAAGACCTTCGTTTATATTCAAAAAATGGAGAGTCTTTTACTTAATACGGAATTAGAAGCAGAAATATTAAAGGAGAGAACTTTACTTAAAGAATGTTTAAATGAAATTCAGAAATCGACTATGCGCTTATTAGAAATTGAAAAGGATAATAAAGAAATTCAATCAAAAGTAAATATTGAAGATGGGAATTCATAA
- a CDS encoding globin domain-containing protein: MNIDIQIIRDSFELTKPIGDQIINRFYENLFLEHPELKEFLSRGDIQKQKEILLNTLVTTIDNLDKPESLSSFLIHLGEKHLNYNMIEMYNDFIGRNFIKTLSQFLGRYWSDELNRQWNEVYKFISLNLKKGAQNKMKNQKQDTSLSEIKIQIPEYLPDHKIEFPYLTNEIKNSLQQAVKTMVMKQIKSEVKKYIDEEIQAINLMNPEEILEKAFQE, from the coding sequence ATGAATATCGATATTCAAATTATCAGAGACTCCTTTGAGCTTACAAAACCAATTGGAGACCAAATTATAAATAGATTTTATGAAAACCTTTTTTTAGAACATCCTGAATTGAAAGAATTTTTAAGCAGAGGTGATATCCAAAAACAAAAAGAAATTCTTTTAAATACTCTTGTAACAACCATTGATAATTTAGACAAACCCGAATCGCTTTCGTCTTTTTTAATCCATTTGGGCGAAAAACATTTAAATTATAATATGATTGAAATGTACAATGATTTTATTGGTAGAAACTTTATTAAAACTCTTTCACAATTTTTAGGAAGATATTGGTCAGATGAGCTTAATAGGCAATGGAACGAGGTTTATAAATTTATTTCCTTAAATTTAAAGAAAGGGGCTCAAAATAAGATGAAAAATCAAAAACAAGATACAAGCCTATCTGAAATCAAAATTCAAATTCCAGAGTATTTACCCGATCATAAAATTGAGTTCCCTTATTTGACGAATGAAATTAAAAATAGCTTACAACAAGCTGTAAAAACAATGGTTATGAAGCAAATTAAATCTGAAGTAAAAAAATATATAGACGAAGAAATTCAGGCGATAAATCTTATGAACCCCGAAGAAATCCTTGAAAAGGCATTTCAAGAATAA
- a CDS encoding AarF/UbiB family protein: MGLKNSIQFIRAVSKIAVKMSKNKILGQKMDDVAQRYILSAMTEMGSGLTAKAAQVLSAKNLNGKIDLDDLLMNEEEVSSILQNNEELWNELSVFSFDGIPGSLGEVHKGVLKNGMEVAVKLQYPEVESKINGQLNILLNAMGFVAKLNSTKFKYNEYLSLFKKNLNDEVNYFQELENQLYFYKNLLNFEDIIIPNIYSQYTTRNILVQDWIKFTPLDQLDYLSQETKSYLANYLLEIFLYQFMNLHKIHGDFHYGNMGVTLSQPYKLVLLDFGSVLDISTEHMNTLMQVIYFLRNNIAFNALDIFEKLGFNKDSLLLIEDKLERLIRIILFPFVTKEKFDPSQWDFLQQSQDLLGPHRMLFRMSGPPWFLLLMRTFSGLTSCFKLFSSKINSNLIVEKYINEFIKISSIEFIKSNKVKEITLNNMIVNVASFLCVQMIENGKEKVYIEMPAISYESLEDIIPDNIKDKIINLGYNIQEMKEKILSSSMIPQLIFELKIDSREIKIWLK, encoded by the coding sequence ATGGGTTTGAAAAATTCAATTCAATTTATTCGTGCTGTGTCAAAAATTGCCGTTAAAATGTCTAAAAATAAAATTTTAGGTCAAAAAATGGATGATGTGGCACAACGCTATATTCTTTCTGCAATGACTGAGATGGGCTCTGGTTTAACAGCGAAAGCGGCTCAAGTCTTGAGTGCAAAGAATTTAAATGGCAAAATAGATTTAGATGATTTACTTATGAATGAAGAGGAAGTTTCATCTATATTACAAAATAATGAAGAGTTATGGAATGAGTTGAGCGTTTTTTCATTTGACGGCATTCCGGGATCCTTGGGGGAAGTGCATAAAGGCGTATTAAAAAATGGAATGGAAGTGGCTGTTAAATTGCAATACCCAGAAGTGGAATCTAAAATAAATGGGCAACTCAATATATTATTAAATGCCATGGGATTTGTCGCAAAGCTAAATTCAACAAAATTTAAATATAATGAATATCTAAGTTTGTTTAAGAAGAATCTAAATGATGAAGTGAATTATTTTCAGGAATTAGAAAATCAATTGTATTTTTATAAAAATCTTTTAAATTTTGAAGATATTATTATTCCAAATATTTATTCACAGTATACGACTCGTAATATTTTAGTCCAAGATTGGATTAAATTTACTCCTTTAGATCAATTAGATTATTTATCGCAAGAGACGAAGTCATATTTAGCAAATTATTTATTAGAAATATTTCTTTACCAGTTTATGAATTTGCATAAAATTCATGGTGATTTTCATTATGGAAATATGGGAGTGACTCTTTCTCAGCCATATAAACTGGTGCTTTTAGATTTTGGTTCTGTATTAGATATATCAACTGAACATATGAATACATTAATGCAAGTGATTTATTTTTTGAGAAATAATATTGCATTTAATGCATTAGATATATTCGAAAAATTAGGATTTAATAAGGACTCCTTGTTGCTGATTGAAGATAAATTAGAGAGATTAATAAGAATTATATTATTTCCCTTTGTGACTAAAGAAAAGTTTGATCCCTCACAATGGGATTTTTTGCAGCAATCGCAAGATCTTTTAGGCCCCCATCGGATGCTTTTTCGTATGTCAGGTCCTCCGTGGTTTTTATTACTGATGCGCACATTTTCAGGGTTAACAAGCTGCTTTAAATTATTTTCCAGTAAAATTAATTCTAATTTGATTGTAGAAAAATATATAAATGAATTTATTAAAATAAGTTCAATTGAATTTATAAAATCAAATAAAGTTAAAGAAATTACATTAAATAACATGATAGTTAATGTCGCAAGTTTTTTATGTGTTCAGATGATTGAAAATGGAAAAGAAAAAGTTTATATAGAAATGCCTGCAATATCATATGAAAGTTTGGAAGATATTATTCCTGATAATATAAAAGATAAAATCATAAATTTAGGATATAATATTCAAGAAATGAAAGAAAAAATACTAAGTTCTAGTATGATTCCTCAATTAATATTCGAATTAAAAATAGATTCTCGTGAGATTAAGATATGGTTAAAATAA
- a CDS encoding CheR family methyltransferase, producing the protein MHELNDEVFLFFSRFIESEIGIQYNETNRYLLLSRIQNIAKFLNFSDIDSLWKDIKTHGVNESAKSLILDIATNNETSFFRDPHVFDFFKNEFILNIMKNKDKIRIWSAAASTGQEAYSLAMIMSELNEKGLNKSYEIIATDISERVLKQAENGTYSQLEIQRGLPMNLMVKYFDQVSIDNSSLPFYKVKKELSSHIKFMQLNLLNPWHHQGNFDIIFCRNVLIYQSVENKKQIISRFAKMLLPGGYLILGGAESLLQLSNDYDLEVFGNASVHKLKADIVQNI; encoded by the coding sequence ATGCACGAACTTAATGATGAAGTATTTCTTTTCTTTTCAAGATTTATTGAGTCTGAAATAGGGATACAATATAATGAAACGAATAGATATTTATTATTAAGCCGTATTCAAAATATTGCCAAATTTTTAAATTTTTCTGATATTGATTCTTTGTGGAAAGATATTAAAACACATGGCGTGAATGAGTCTGCAAAATCACTCATTTTAGATATTGCGACTAACAATGAAACTTCATTTTTTAGAGATCCTCATGTTTTTGATTTTTTTAAGAATGAATTTATATTGAATATAATGAAAAATAAAGACAAAATTCGCATTTGGAGTGCGGCCGCAAGTACGGGTCAAGAAGCATATTCTCTAGCGATGATCATGTCAGAATTAAATGAAAAAGGATTAAATAAATCTTATGAAATTATTGCAACAGATATCAGTGAACGTGTCTTAAAACAAGCAGAAAATGGAACGTATTCTCAGTTGGAAATTCAACGTGGACTTCCTATGAATCTCATGGTGAAGTATTTTGATCAGGTCTCAATAGATAATTCGTCTTTGCCTTTCTATAAAGTGAAAAAAGAATTGAGTTCACATATTAAATTTATGCAATTAAATTTGCTGAATCCATGGCATCACCAAGGAAATTTTGACATTATATTTTGTAGAAATGTATTGATATACCAGAGTGTTGAAAATAAAAAGCAAATTATTTCGCGTTTTGCAAAAATGCTTTTACCTGGGGGATATTTGATTCTTGGTGGTGCAGAAAGTTTATTGCAATTATCAAACGATTATGATTTAGAAGTCTTTGGTAATGCCAGTGTTCACAAACTTAAAGCAGATATAGTTCAAAATATTTAA
- a CDS encoding chemotaxis protein CheW, which translates to MTSLSKKESALNEYFDECQEMVDRMSKNVDITEKVGFDKEIFAAIYRDMHTIKGTSQLFGFSKIGAVAHVMETCLDPIRKGKLAVSSAILESLYFGIDFIAVSLNEIREHHKESESNDNLLRLLGKFIDTIESSLTGLMQLSKDKSILSEEFNYQNLNLENHSEGNTAVVDDKNKDQESPAFEIFERPSAAAQNPAAASAVKTSLPSISQAAPVKIDPNPSNQDNAKKNVQEEQVSETIRVQVTLLNSLMNLVGELVLIRNQLLQHAKLNDEDSEFLKISQRLNVLTAELQNEVMKTRMQPIGNILTIFSRVVRDLCRELGKKIDLVLHGVETELDKTVIEAVKDPLMHIVRNAVDHGIESLEERRKAGKKEAAQITINAFNESGQVIIEIKDDGRGLDRDKIGNKAVEKGLITKDALDKMSDKEVQLLIFSPGFSTAATVSNISGRGVGMDVVKTNVERIGGLVDIYSEVGIGTTIIIKIPLSLAIVPALIVQACGQKFAIPQSKLVELLRIDSSDSSSDKIESLHGKLILRLRGKLLPIISLSEILFVNNKNIHSSKAEVLHKNSENVSNVVVLNADNFLFGLIIDEIDDSADIVVKSLTSFLKDLKVYSGATIMGDGAVALTIDVLGIAENAKISAENTSERKSEIIKNNSSSNYHSDVCEYLLIDIGAPSTYAIPLSIVNRLEEFENSRFEYSGDQKVIRYRDSLLPIFSLSHYLNLSIMNKNEIHKERTSVVVIKRGDFYYGIEVNEIFDIIAIYAQIERTVKDRHGILGTIAANDKIIVVCDIFGMIDVLKGKLSHDDNFSEQEKPSDKKVVRPNYRILLAEDSSFFRNYVKNIIQESGYQVETAYDGYNAFEILENNAETYFSIVLSDIEMPVLDGHGLARKIRASQKFKHLPLIAITTKFSQKDREEGEQSGFNSYLEKLNADILLEELDNTILRLKNKKE; encoded by the coding sequence ATGACCTCTCTTTCAAAAAAAGAATCTGCATTGAATGAGTATTTTGATGAATGCCAAGAGATGGTTGATCGGATGTCTAAAAATGTAGATATTACAGAAAAAGTGGGGTTTGATAAGGAAATCTTTGCCGCTATATATAGAGATATGCATACGATTAAAGGAACATCGCAACTTTTTGGATTTTCTAAAATCGGTGCTGTGGCGCATGTTATGGAAACCTGTCTAGACCCGATTCGGAAAGGAAAATTAGCTGTATCAAGCGCCATTCTTGAGAGTTTGTATTTTGGAATTGATTTTATTGCTGTGTCCTTAAATGAGATTCGTGAGCATCACAAGGAGTCTGAAAGTAACGATAATCTTCTCCGATTACTTGGTAAATTTATCGACACAATTGAGTCCTCATTAACCGGACTTATGCAATTATCTAAAGATAAATCAATACTTTCCGAAGAGTTTAATTATCAAAATTTAAATTTAGAGAATCATAGCGAGGGCAACACAGCAGTGGTTGATGATAAGAATAAAGATCAAGAAAGTCCAGCATTTGAAATATTTGAGAGGCCTTCTGCGGCTGCTCAAAACCCTGCTGCTGCCTCTGCTGTAAAGACCTCGCTCCCTTCCATTTCTCAAGCGGCTCCTGTGAAAATAGATCCTAATCCTTCCAATCAAGATAACGCTAAAAAGAATGTCCAGGAGGAGCAAGTTTCTGAAACGATTCGTGTTCAAGTTACATTGCTGAATAGTTTAATGAATTTAGTCGGTGAGCTTGTTTTAATCCGTAATCAGCTTTTGCAACATGCTAAATTAAATGACGAAGATTCGGAATTTTTAAAAATTAGTCAAAGATTAAATGTATTGACTGCGGAATTACAAAATGAAGTCATGAAAACAAGAATGCAACCCATTGGAAATATATTGACAATTTTTTCTAGGGTTGTCCGTGATTTATGTAGAGAACTTGGGAAAAAAATAGATCTTGTTTTGCATGGCGTTGAAACAGAGCTCGATAAGACGGTGATTGAAGCGGTTAAAGATCCCTTAATGCATATTGTTCGCAATGCGGTTGATCATGGTATTGAATCTTTAGAAGAAAGACGCAAAGCGGGGAAAAAAGAAGCGGCTCAAATTACCATTAATGCATTTAATGAGAGTGGACAGGTTATTATTGAAATAAAAGATGATGGACGTGGTTTAGATCGTGATAAAATAGGCAATAAAGCTGTTGAAAAAGGCCTTATTACAAAAGATGCTCTTGATAAAATGTCCGATAAAGAAGTACAGCTTCTTATCTTTTCTCCAGGTTTTTCAACGGCTGCAACTGTTTCTAATATCTCAGGAAGAGGTGTGGGAATGGATGTGGTTAAGACCAATGTGGAACGCATTGGGGGACTTGTTGATATTTACAGTGAAGTGGGAATAGGGACCACAATTATTATTAAAATTCCATTGAGTTTAGCAATTGTTCCTGCATTAATTGTTCAAGCCTGCGGTCAGAAATTTGCAATTCCTCAATCGAAACTTGTTGAGTTATTAAGAATTGATAGCTCAGATAGTAGTTCTGATAAAATTGAATCATTGCATGGAAAATTAATTTTACGTTTGCGTGGAAAACTTCTTCCCATTATTTCCTTATCTGAAATACTATTTGTGAATAATAAAAATATACATTCATCAAAAGCCGAAGTATTACATAAAAATAGTGAAAATGTTTCAAATGTTGTTGTATTAAATGCGGATAATTTTTTATTTGGATTAATTATTGATGAAATTGATGATTCAGCAGATATTGTTGTAAAATCATTAACCTCTTTTTTAAAAGATTTAAAAGTATATTCTGGTGCCACAATTATGGGAGATGGTGCAGTCGCATTGACTATAGATGTTTTAGGAATTGCTGAAAATGCAAAAATTTCTGCTGAAAATACAAGCGAGCGCAAATCAGAAATAATAAAAAATAATTCATCAAGCAATTATCATTCTGATGTTTGTGAATATCTTCTTATTGATATTGGGGCGCCAAGTACATATGCAATTCCCTTATCAATTGTAAATAGACTTGAAGAGTTTGAAAATTCGAGATTCGAATATTCAGGCGATCAAAAGGTCATTCGTTATCGTGATTCCCTTTTACCTATTTTTTCCTTGAGCCATTATTTAAATCTATCAATTATGAATAAAAATGAAATTCATAAAGAAAGAACTTCTGTTGTTGTTATAAAGCGGGGAGATTTTTATTATGGCATAGAGGTAAATGAAATTTTTGATATTATTGCAATTTATGCACAAATTGAACGTACTGTTAAGGATCGTCATGGTATATTAGGTACAATAGCTGCAAACGATAAAATCATTGTGGTATGTGATATCTTTGGTATGATTGATGTCCTTAAAGGAAAATTAAGTCATGATGACAATTTTTCAGAACAAGAGAAACCTTCGGATAAAAAAGTTGTTCGTCCCAATTATAGAATATTATTAGCAGAAGACAGCTCCTTTTTTAGAAATTATGTTAAAAATATTATACAAGAGTCTGGTTATCAAGTTGAAACAGCTTATGATGGTTATAATGCTTTTGAAATTTTAGAAAATAATGCCGAAACTTATTTTTCAATTGTCTTATCAGATATCGAAATGCCTGTTCTTGATGGCCATGGATTGGCTCGTAAAATTAGAGCATCTCAAAAATTTAAACATCTTCCTCTCATAGCAATTACAACTAAATTCAGTCAAAAAGATAGAGAAGAAGGAGAACAGTCAGGATTTAATAGTTATCTTGAAAAACTTAATGCTGATATTCTTTTAGAAGAGTTAGATAATACAATATTAAGATTAAAAAATAAAAAGGAATAA
- the cheB gene encoding chemotaxis-specific protein-glutamate methyltransferase CheB — MRVLIVDDSVVFRSQIKSALDGIDDIVVVNTAANGKIGIERLQQNEVDVVILDLEMPVMDGKQMLQEMRKNNLNQKVIVFASPTGEGIDLTLSALEAGASDFITKPNSNGSLEQALEGIKKELVPKILQFKNKNHFKTPVPIKKSYEPVKVQEIIPNKNFSIFRPKCIGIGSSTGGPNALEHVLAKLKGLSLEIPIFLAQHMPPKFTEALARRLEEVSGHPCHEGKEGQLALPGHIYVAPGDYHMTVEKFGDNAQTMIRLDQGSKRNSVRPAVDNLFESLAKVYGNSCVAFVLTGMGEDGLVGAHAIKAASGSVIIQDAASSVVWGMPGAIFDAGAYDAIGNLDECSEYLVQLIH, encoded by the coding sequence ATGCGCGTACTTATTGTTGATGATTCTGTGGTTTTTCGCTCACAAATAAAATCAGCTCTTGATGGTATCGATGATATTGTCGTTGTTAATACAGCTGCAAATGGGAAAATAGGAATAGAACGATTGCAACAAAATGAAGTTGATGTCGTCATTTTAGATTTAGAAATGCCCGTCATGGATGGAAAACAAATGTTGCAGGAAATGCGAAAAAATAATTTAAATCAAAAAGTAATTGTTTTTGCATCTCCTACAGGAGAAGGAATTGATCTCACTCTTTCTGCATTAGAAGCAGGTGCTTCGGATTTCATTACAAAACCCAATTCAAATGGCTCCCTGGAACAAGCTTTAGAGGGTATTAAAAAGGAATTGGTTCCTAAAATATTGCAGTTTAAAAATAAAAATCATTTTAAAACTCCTGTTCCCATAAAAAAATCATACGAACCTGTCAAAGTTCAAGAAATCATACCAAATAAAAACTTTTCAATATTTAGACCAAAGTGCATTGGTATTGGATCTTCCACAGGGGGACCAAATGCGTTGGAACATGTCCTTGCTAAATTGAAAGGTCTTAGTTTAGAGATCCCCATTTTTTTGGCGCAACATATGCCGCCAAAATTTACCGAAGCATTAGCAAGACGTCTTGAAGAAGTGAGTGGTCATCCCTGTCATGAAGGAAAAGAAGGACAGCTGGCTTTACCAGGACATATTTATGTAGCTCCAGGAGATTATCACATGACTGTAGAGAAGTTTGGCGATAATGCCCAAACCATGATCCGTTTAGATCAAGGATCTAAAAGAAACTCGGTGCGTCCTGCTGTAGATAATCTTTTTGAATCTTTGGCGAAGGTCTATGGAAATTCTTGTGTTGCTTTTGTCCTTACTGGGATGGGAGAGGATGGGCTTGTGGGAGCGCATGCGATTAAGGCGGCGTCGGGAAGTGTGATTATCCAAGATGCGGCATCCTCTGTTGTATGGGGAATGCCTGGAGCCATCTTCGATGCGGGTGCTTATGATGCTATTGGAAACTTAGATGAATGTTCTGAGTATCTTGTCCAACTGATTCATTGA
- a CDS encoding methyl-accepting chemotaxis protein has product MSTNTQVLNADDYVGMSENSPINILYCNLDFVIIYINHMSRQTLTKIEKHLPVPVHAIVGGSIDVFHKIPAHQRRILANDKNLPHRAIISVGPEKLDLLVSAIYDKNRTYIGAMVTWDIVTQKLEAATSLARINSMMENIPINVIFCDLDFVIKYANSASINTLASLEKYLPIKVSELIDSSIDVFHKVPSHQRKLLSNEKNLPHRAIINVGPEKLSLLASAVLDDKGKYMGVMITWEIITSRVTLVENIGEASRQLAAASEELNATAKQMSLNAEKTTSVANSTAAASEEVSHGVRSVATNTEEMSSAIKEIARNASEASSSSSLALKQAQNTNKIITQLGESSKEIGNVIKVISSIAQQTNLLALNATIEAARAGDAGRGFAVVANEVKELAKQTAKATEDITNKITGIQTDSKSSIDAVTLISQSIEKLNSIATAIAASVEEQSATTNEVARIVKQSADGVASITENVKIVSEAAVQTSNGASQVLISAKSLSELATKLDVLVKTIKV; this is encoded by the coding sequence ATGTCGACAAATACTCAAGTTCTTAATGCAGATGATTATGTAGGGATGTCTGAGAACTCACCTATTAATATTTTGTATTGTAATCTGGATTTTGTGATTATCTATATTAATCATATGAGTCGTCAGACTTTGACAAAAATTGAAAAACATTTACCAGTACCAGTTCATGCTATTGTAGGTGGATCTATCGATGTTTTTCATAAAATTCCGGCACATCAAAGGCGTATTTTAGCGAATGATAAAAATTTGCCGCATAGAGCTATTATTAGTGTAGGGCCTGAAAAACTCGATCTGTTGGTTTCAGCAATTTATGATAAAAATAGAACATATATTGGTGCCATGGTGACTTGGGACATTGTGACACAAAAATTAGAAGCAGCAACTTCTCTGGCACGCATCAATTCCATGATGGAAAATATTCCGATCAATGTTATTTTTTGTGACCTTGATTTTGTTATTAAATATGCAAACTCAGCAAGTATAAATACGCTTGCTTCTCTTGAAAAATATCTTCCAATAAAAGTGAGTGAATTGATTGATTCTAGTATTGATGTTTTTCATAAAGTTCCTTCACATCAACGTAAGCTCTTATCAAATGAAAAGAATTTACCGCATAGAGCTATTATTAATGTGGGACCAGAAAAACTCAGTTTGTTAGCATCGGCTGTTTTGGATGATAAGGGTAAATATATGGGTGTGATGATTACTTGGGAAATTATCACCTCACGAGTTACTTTAGTTGAAAATATTGGTGAAGCTTCGCGCCAATTGGCTGCGGCTTCAGAAGAATTGAATGCCACGGCAAAACAGATGAGTCTCAATGCGGAAAAGACAACTTCGGTAGCGAATTCTACAGCGGCGGCGTCTGAAGAGGTTTCCCACGGAGTGCGTTCTGTAGCAACAAATACAGAGGAAATGTCTTCGGCAATAAAGGAGATTGCGCGCAACGCATCAGAAGCGTCATCAAGTAGTTCATTGGCATTAAAACAGGCTCAAAATACCAATAAAATCATTACGCAATTAGGTGAGAGTAGCAAAGAAATTGGAAACGTCATAAAAGTAATCAGTTCTATTGCACAACAGACAAATTTATTAGCTTTAAATGCCACGATTGAAGCTGCTCGTGCAGGTGATGCGGGGCGTGGATTTGCTGTTGTTGCTAATGAAGTTAAGGAGCTCGCGAAGCAGACAGCAAAAGCGACGGAAGACATTACAAATAAAATAACGGGCATTCAGACTGATTCCAAGAGTTCTATTGATGCTGTCACTCTCATAAGTCAGTCCATTGAAAAGTTGAATAGTATTGCGACAGCAATTGCTGCTTCTGTAGAAGAGCAATCCGCAACAACAAATGAGGTGGCGCGCATTGTGAAACAGTCCGCTGATGGCGTGGCAAGCATTACTGAAAATGTGAAAATTGTTTCTGAAGCCGCAGTGCAAACATCGAATGGAGCTTCACAAGTTCTTATTTCAGCAAAATCGCTTAGTGAACTGGCGACAAAATTGGATGTTTTAGTTAAAACTATAAAAGTTTAA
- a CDS encoding response regulator, with the protein MKILVVDDSKPIHSLLEEMLESYNIVFHHVFNGQEAVNTIQDEKFDVDVILLDWEMPQLTGIEALPLLKKLRPDQIILMMTSKNSMLDIVEAIQKGAKDYIMKPFTKDILIGKITAAIGKDF; encoded by the coding sequence GTGAAAATACTTGTTGTTGATGATTCAAAACCGATACATTCTTTGTTAGAAGAAATGCTTGAAAGTTATAATATTGTTTTTCATCATGTATTTAATGGACAAGAAGCAGTAAATACAATTCAAGATGAAAAATTTGATGTTGATGTCATATTGCTTGACTGGGAAATGCCTCAATTAACAGGAATTGAAGCTTTGCCATTATTAAAAAAATTGCGTCCTGATCAAATTATATTAATGATGACGTCGAAAAACTCAATGCTGGATATTGTTGAAGCAATTCAAAAAGGTGCTAAAGATTATATTATGAAACCTTTCACAAAAGATATTTTAATTGGCAAAATTACCGCTGCCATTGGAAAGGATTTCTAA